The window ACCGGTTTCGATGTCCTCGGCGTACTCGCGGCCGGGCTCGCGCAGGTGGGTGTGCAGGTCGACGAATCCGGGCAGCAGCACCTGGCCGGCGGCGTCGATCACGTCGGCATCGTCGGGGACGACGAGTTCCGGGCCGATCTGGGCGATCTGGCCGTCGGCCACCAGCAGGTCGACCTGGCCGCCCTCACCGTACAGGCGGACCCCACGAATCAGGACTCCACTCATACCGTCACCGCCTCGTCCGTGCCGACCAGCAGATGGAACAACACCGCCATCCGCACGTGCACACCGTTGGAAACCTGTTGCAGCACAGCGGATTGCGACGAGTCCGCCACCGAGAACGAGATCTCCATGCCGCGCAGCATCGGGCCGGGGTGCATCACAATCGCGTGCCCGGGCAGCATCGCCTGCCTCTTCTCCGACAGCCCGTAGAGCACCGAGTACTCGCGGGTGGACGGGAAGAACCCGCCGTTCATCCGTTCGGCCTGTACCCGCAGCATCAGCACCGCGTCGGCGGCCGGCAGCTCGGCATCGAGATCATGCGACACCGTCACCGGCCAGTCCGAGACACCGACCGGCAGCAGCGTCGGCGGGGCGACCAGTACCACCTCGGCGCCCAGCGTGTCGAGCAGCGTCACATTCGACCGGGCCACCCGGCTGTGCAGGATGTCCCCCACGATCACCACCCGCCGGCCCTCGATGTCGCCGAGGCGCTGGCGCAACGTCAGCGCGTCCAGCAGCGCCTGGGTGGGGTGTTCGTGGGTTCCGTCGCCGGCGTTGATGACGCTGGGACCCGTGCCGTCGGGCTCCAGCGTCCACTCGGCCAGCTGCTGGGCTGCACCGGAGGCGGGATGCCGGATTATCAGCGCGTCGGCACCTGCCGCGCGCAGGGTCAGCGCGGTGTCGCGCAGCGACTCGCCCTTGGACACCGAGGACCCCGACGAACTGACGTTGATCACGTCGGCGCTCATCCACTTGCCGGCCACCTCGAACGACACCCGGGTGCGGGTGGAGTTCTCGTAGAACATCGTGATGATGGTCCGCCCGCGCAGGGTGGGCAGCTTCTTGACCTCACGGCCCTGCAGGGTCTGCCGGAACCGGTCGGCGTCGTCGAGGATCGCGGTGGCCTCGTCCCGGGTGAGATCCCCGGCCGACAGCAGATGCCTGATCGTCATCTCGCGGGCCCTCCGTGCGGTGCGATCCAGATGCCTTCGACATCGTCGTCCTCCGCGAGCCGCACCTTGACGTTCTCGCTGCGCGACGTCGGGACGTTCTTGCCGACGTAGTCGGCCCGCAGCGGCAGTTCGCGGTGGCCGCGGTCGACGAGAACCGCCAGCTGCACCGCCTTCGGCCTGCCGATGTCGCGCAGGGCGTCCAGCGCCGAGCGCACCGAGCGCCCGGTGTAGAGCACGTCGTCGACGAGGATCACCAGGGCGTCGTCGATCCCCCCGGCCGGGATCGACGTCTCCTCCAGCGCGCGCGGCGGCTTGAAGTCCAGGTCGTCGCGGTACAGCGTGATGTCGAGGCCACCGCGCGCGACCGTGACTCCGGAGAACTCGTGAATCTTGGCGGCCAGCCGGTCGGCCAGCGTGACACCCCTGGTCGGGATGCCAAGCAGGACGACACGGGGGGCGTCGGAACCGTCGAGTGCGGTCTTCTCGATGATCTGATGGGCGATACGGGAGATGGTCCGGCCGACGTCCGCTGCGGTCATCAATTCCCGGTCGGTGTCTGAAGTGCCCACGAGGCGACCCTGACCTCCTTCTCCGCCTCTCCGGACGGCTCGTTAAAGGATGTCGAACTGGGGCAGCTTAGCACCCTTTGCGGCCGCGCCCGCCTGGATGCAGTGACCACGCCACCACCCCACCGCTGGGATTTCGACGCCTTCTACCGGGGCGAGAGCCCCGGTGAGAGCGGCGAGGTCGAGATGGCCTTCTGGCTCGTGGTCGCCGATCGCGCAACAGTAGACTCGGCCCGGTGAGTCTCGCGGACAACCGCACCTCGATCGTTCAGGCGGTGGACGCCGGCCTGCTCGCCGGTGCCGTCACCCTGGTCTGGCAGCGCGGAAAAGTGTTGCAGGTCAGTGAAGTCGGCTACCGTGACGTCGAGGCCAAGCTGCCGATGCGGCGCGACACGATCTTCCGGATCGCCTCGATGACCAAGCCGGTGACGGTGGCTGCCGCGATGACGCTCGTCGACGAGGGCAGGCTGGCACTGTCCGACCCGGTGAGCCGGTGGCTGCCGGAGCTGGCCCACATGCGAGTGCTGGTCGACCCGATGGGCCCGCTGGAGCGCACCGTACCGGCGCAGCGGCCGATCACCATCGACGACCTGATGACCCATCGCAGCGGGCTGGCCTACATGTTCTCCGTACTGGGCCCGCTGAGCCGCGCCTACGGCGGGGTTTCGCTGCGCCAGGATCAGGACCACTGGCTGGCCGAGGTCGCCACGCTGCCCCTGGTGCACCAACCCGGTGACCGGCTCACCTACAGTCACGCCACCGAGGTCCTGGGCATCGCTCTGTCCCGCATCGAGGGCAAGCCGTTGCACAGGGTGCTCTCCGAGCGGATCTTCGAGCCCCTCGGTATGACTGACACCGGGTTCTTCATCTCACCGGACAAGCGGGGGCGCACGGCGACGATGTACCGGCTCGACGAACTGAAGGGCCTTCAGCACGACGCCATGGGTCCCATCCCGGTCACCGAACCGAGGTTCTGCCAGGGCGGGGCCGGGCTGCTCTCCACCGCCGACGACTATCTGCGATTCGTGCGAATGTTGTTGGGCGGCGGCGAAATCGACGGCGTCCGCGTGTTGTCCGACAAGTCGGTGCAACTGATGCGCAGCGACCAGTTGACCGAGGGGCAGAAGCGTCACCGGTTCCTGGGCATGCCGTACTGGATCGGCCGCGGATTCGGGCTGAACCTCTCGGTGGTCACCGATGCGCCCAAGTCCACGCAGCTGTTCGGACCCGGCAGCCTTGGCACGTTCAGCTGGCCAGGCGCTTACGGGACGTGGTGGCAGGCCGACCCATCGAACGAGTCCATCCTGATCTACCTCATCCAGAACTATCCGAACCTCACGGCGGCCGCGGCGGCGGTGGCGGTGGCGGGCAACACCTCGCTGGCCGAGCTGCAGTCGGTGCAACCGCGGTTCGTGCGGCGCACCTACGCCGCACTGGAGGAGTAGTCAGACCATCGCGA is drawn from Candidatus Mycolicibacterium alkanivorans and contains these coding sequences:
- a CDS encoding aspartate carbamoyltransferase catalytic subunit; the encoded protein is MTIRHLLSAGDLTRDEATAILDDADRFRQTLQGREVKKLPTLRGRTIITMFYENSTRTRVSFEVAGKWMSADVINVSSSGSSVSKGESLRDTALTLRAAGADALIIRHPASGAAQQLAEWTLEPDGTGPSVINAGDGTHEHPTQALLDALTLRQRLGDIEGRRVVIVGDILHSRVARSNVTLLDTLGAEVVLVAPPTLLPVGVSDWPVTVSHDLDAELPAADAVLMLRVQAERMNGGFFPSTREYSVLYGLSEKRQAMLPGHAIVMHPGPMLRGMEISFSVADSSQSAVLQQVSNGVHVRMAVLFHLLVGTDEAVTV
- the pyrR gene encoding bifunctional pyr operon transcriptional regulator/uracil phosphoribosyltransferase PyrR, translating into MGTSDTDRELMTAADVGRTISRIAHQIIEKTALDGSDAPRVVLLGIPTRGVTLADRLAAKIHEFSGVTVARGGLDITLYRDDLDFKPPRALEETSIPAGGIDDALVILVDDVLYTGRSVRSALDALRDIGRPKAVQLAVLVDRGHRELPLRADYVGKNVPTSRSENVKVRLAEDDDVEGIWIAPHGGPAR
- a CDS encoding serine hydrolase domain-containing protein; this encodes MSLADNRTSIVQAVDAGLLAGAVTLVWQRGKVLQVSEVGYRDVEAKLPMRRDTIFRIASMTKPVTVAAAMTLVDEGRLALSDPVSRWLPELAHMRVLVDPMGPLERTVPAQRPITIDDLMTHRSGLAYMFSVLGPLSRAYGGVSLRQDQDHWLAEVATLPLVHQPGDRLTYSHATEVLGIALSRIEGKPLHRVLSERIFEPLGMTDTGFFISPDKRGRTATMYRLDELKGLQHDAMGPIPVTEPRFCQGGAGLLSTADDYLRFVRMLLGGGEIDGVRVLSDKSVQLMRSDQLTEGQKRHRFLGMPYWIGRGFGLNLSVVTDAPKSTQLFGPGSLGTFSWPGAYGTWWQADPSNESILIYLIQNYPNLTAAAAAVAVAGNTSLAELQSVQPRFVRRTYAALEE